Proteins encoded within one genomic window of Brassica oleracea var. oleracea cultivar TO1000 unplaced genomic scaffold, BOL UnpScaffold01085, whole genome shotgun sequence:
- the LOC106320831 gene encoding uncharacterized protein LOC106320831, producing the protein MPHNDPLLVDLDIGECLVAKVLIDTGSSVDLIFRDTLDKMRVDLRDMKPSSRTLTGFNGASEQMIGTIRLPVYADGITRTVKFSVIRAKAPYNAILGTPWLHSMKAVPSTYHQCVKFPGKDGKTQTIRGDQQAARELLIATVKMQQQASLVNSVSKPLHKIYPQEEEVREVTIDESDPTKIIRVGVYLSDDICSRIISFINDNASTFAWKASDMKGIDPAVTSHELHVDPTFKPVRQKRRKL; encoded by the coding sequence ATGCCACATAACGATCCTCTCCTCGTCGACCTTGACATCGGTGAATGCCTAGTCGCAAAAGTCCTTATTGATACCGGCAGCTCAGTCGACCTCATCTTTCGCGACACACTCGACAAAATGAGAGTTGATTTAAGGGATATGAAGCCTTCCTCTCGCACGCTCACCGGCTTCAACGGAGCCTCGGAGCAAATGATCGGGACAATTCGTCTTCCAGTATACGCAGATGGTATAACCCGCACCGTCAAGTTCTCCGTCATCCGCGCCAAAGCACCTTATAATGCCATACTCGGAACACCATGGCTGCATTCCATGAAAGCCGTTCCTTCGACTTATCATCAATGCGTCAAGTTTCCCGGAAAAGACGGCAAAACACAGACGATTCGAGGAGATCAACAAGCTGCGAGAGAACTACTGATCGCAACTGTAAAGATGCAGCAACAGGCTTCCCTTGTTAACTCCGTCAGTAAACCACTCCACAAGATATACCCCCAAGAGGAGGAAGTTCGCGAAGTCACAATCGATGAGTCCGACCCGACGAAAATCATCCGAGTTGGCGTCTACCTGTCCGACGACATATGTTCaaggatcatctctttcatcaaCGACAACGCCTCGACATTCGCCTGGAAGGCTTCCGACATGAAGGGGATCGACCCCGCAGTTACCTCCCATGAACTGCACGTCGACCCGACGTTCAAACCCGTCCGACAGAAGCGACGAAAACTCTGA